Proteins from one Hyperolius riggenbachi isolate aHypRig1 chromosome 4, aHypRig1.pri, whole genome shotgun sequence genomic window:
- the HES1 gene encoding transcription factor HES-1 encodes MPADMMEKNSSPVAATPASMTSTPDKPKTASEHRKSSKPIMEKRRRARINESLSQLKTLILDALKKDSSRHSKLEKADILEMTVKHLRNLQRVQMTAALSTDPTVLGKYRAGFSECMNEVTRFLSTCEGVNTDVRTRLLGHLANCMNQINAMNYPTQPQIPPAANPHPAFGQPLVQLPANAPQGSPSPMGGVPCKMGGPPVEAGKVYGGFQLVPASDGQFAFLITNPAFPHNGSVIPVYSNVGTGVPAAVSPSVMPSITADSVWRPW; translated from the exons atgccagctgACATGATGGAGAAAAACTCTTCTCCTGTGGCTGCCACCCCAGCCAGCATGACCAGTACCCCGGATAAACCCAAAACCGCCTCTGAGCACAGAAAG TCATCCAAACCCATCATGGAGAAAAGAAGGAGAGCGAGAATCAATGAGAGTCTGAGCCAGCTGAAAACACTCATCCTGGATGCCTTGAAAAAAGAT AGCTCAAGGCACTCCAAGCTGGAGAAGGCTGATATCTTGGAGATGACAGTGAAGCACCTCCGGAACTTGCAGAGAGTTCAGATGACTG ctgctctcAGCACAGACCCCACCGTTCTGGGCAAGTACAGAGCTGGATTTAGCGAGTGCATGAATGAAGTGACTCGATTCCTCTCCACTTGTGAAGGGGTCAATACAGACGTCAGGACTCGGCTATTGGGACATCTAGCCAACTGCATGAATCAGATTAATGCAATGAATTACCCAACGCAGCCCCAGATTCCACCAGCTGCCAATCCCCACCCTGCTTTTGGACAGCCGCTGGTTCAGCTTCCTGCAAATGCCCCCCAGGGAAGTCCATCTCCCATGGGTGGGGTTCCTTGCAAGATGGGTGGCCCGCCAGTAGAAGCTGGAAAGGTCTATGGTGGTTTTCAGCTAGTGCCAGCCTCAGATGGACAGTTTGCCTTCCTGATCACCAATCCAGCCTTCCCACACAATGGATCTGTCATCCCTGTCTACTCCAACGTGGGCACAGGAGTGCCAGCTGCTGTGTCGCCCTCTGTCATGCCCTCCATCACTGCAGACTCAGTGTGGAGGccctggtga